The following proteins are co-located in the Conyzicola lurida genome:
- a CDS encoding inositol monophosphatase family protein, with protein MNDYSLADDLSLALALAGNADLISHDRFTSLDLVVTTKPDRTPVTDADQAVERSIRSGILAARPHDSILGEEYGTEGTGSRQWIIDPIDGTTNFMRGVPIWGTLIALAIDGVPVVGVVSSPALGKRWWAATGHGAWAQAHGEEAKQIRVSGIDSLDNAALSYNSITGWDGAGRLESVLALSRSVWRARAIGDMWAYMLLAEGAIDIVGEFDLQPYDMAALIPIVQEAGGTFTSVTGEPGPWHGNALATNGVLHEAVLHLLESTDQNA; from the coding sequence ATGAACGACTACAGCCTCGCCGACGACCTCAGCCTCGCCCTCGCCCTCGCCGGCAACGCCGACCTGATCTCGCACGACCGGTTCACCTCGCTCGACCTCGTCGTGACGACGAAGCCCGACCGCACGCCGGTCACCGACGCCGACCAGGCGGTCGAGCGCTCCATCCGCTCCGGCATCCTCGCCGCCCGTCCCCACGACTCGATCCTCGGCGAGGAGTACGGCACCGAGGGCACCGGCTCGCGCCAGTGGATCATCGACCCGATCGACGGCACCACCAATTTCATGCGCGGCGTGCCGATCTGGGGCACGCTCATCGCGCTCGCGATCGACGGCGTCCCCGTGGTCGGCGTCGTCAGCTCCCCCGCCCTCGGCAAGCGCTGGTGGGCGGCGACCGGCCACGGCGCCTGGGCTCAGGCGCACGGCGAGGAAGCGAAACAGATCCGGGTGAGCGGCATCGATTCCCTCGACAACGCGGCGCTCAGCTACAACAGCATCACCGGCTGGGACGGCGCCGGCCGCCTCGAATCGGTGCTCGCCCTGTCGCGCAGCGTCTGGCGTGCCCGCGCCATCGGCGACATGTGGGCGTACATGCTGCTCGCCGAGGGCGCGATCGACATCGTCGGAGAGTTCGACCTGCAGCCGTATGACATGGCGGCGCTGATCCCGATCGTGCAGGAAGCCGGCGGCACGTTCACCTCGGTCACGGGCGAACCCGGACCGTGGCACGGCAACGCCCTCGCCACCAACGGCGTGCTGCACGAGGCCGTGCTGCACCTGCTGGAGTCGACCGACCAGAACGCCTGA
- the rsgA gene encoding ribosome small subunit-dependent GTPase A, which produces MSWMSDPDEDDGDYAEYDESSIRVRPNPKANKPRSKIRPEHKNAVSGRVFSVDRGRYGVWVAENTPEERQLVATRARELGKKSVVTGDWVDLVGDTSGDEGSLSRIVRIQERTTLLRRSADDTDAVERIIVANADQMLIVVAAANPEPRTRLVDRYLVAAFDAGITPILCITKTDLADPAEFLANFAGLEFRVFQSRDDDFPIEEITEALQGHTTVAVGHSGVGKSTLVNALVPEANRAIGRVNDVTGRGRHTSSSTVSLRIGSGWIVDTPGVRSFGLGHVDPASILGSFTDLAELSLECPRGCTHLPDSPDCAIIEHVEAGDLGEMGVLRLDSLQRLLTMLAAKNTAF; this is translated from the coding sequence ATGAGCTGGATGTCCGACCCCGACGAAGACGACGGCGACTACGCCGAGTACGACGAATCGTCGATCCGCGTGCGCCCGAACCCCAAGGCGAACAAGCCGCGCAGCAAGATCCGCCCGGAGCACAAGAACGCGGTCAGCGGCCGCGTCTTCAGCGTCGACCGCGGACGCTACGGCGTCTGGGTCGCCGAGAATACGCCGGAGGAACGCCAGCTCGTCGCGACGCGCGCCCGCGAACTCGGCAAGAAGTCGGTCGTCACCGGCGACTGGGTCGATCTCGTGGGCGATACGAGCGGCGACGAGGGCAGCCTCTCGCGCATCGTGCGCATCCAGGAGCGCACCACGCTGCTGCGCCGCAGCGCTGACGACACCGACGCCGTCGAGCGGATCATCGTCGCGAACGCCGACCAGATGCTCATCGTCGTGGCCGCGGCGAACCCCGAGCCGCGCACCCGGCTCGTCGACCGTTACCTGGTCGCCGCGTTCGATGCCGGCATCACGCCGATCCTGTGCATCACGAAGACCGACCTCGCGGACCCGGCCGAGTTCCTCGCCAACTTCGCGGGACTCGAGTTCCGGGTGTTCCAGAGCCGCGACGACGACTTCCCGATCGAGGAGATCACCGAGGCGCTGCAGGGCCACACCACGGTCGCCGTCGGCCACTCCGGCGTCGGCAAGTCGACGCTCGTCAACGCGCTCGTGCCCGAGGCGAACCGTGCGATCGGCCGCGTCAACGACGTGACCGGCCGCGGCCGGCACACCTCGTCGTCGACCGTGTCGCTGCGCATCGGCAGCGGTTGGATCGTCGACACCCCCGGCGTGCGCTCGTTCGGGCTCGGCCACGTCGACCCGGCGAGCATCCTCGGTTCGTTCACCGACCTCGCCGAACTGTCGCTCGAGTGCCCGCGCGGCTGCACGCACCTCCCCGACTCGCCCGACTGCGCCATCATCGAGCACGTCGAGGCCGGCGACCTGGGCGAGATGGGCGTGCTGCGCCTCGACAGCCTGCAACGCCTGCTCACCATGCTCGCCGCCAAAAACACCGCCTTCTAG
- the aroA gene encoding 3-phosphoshikimate 1-carboxyvinyltransferase has product MLVSKYSKPEFNPYGDEGLIVGGEPGAWPAPVAKRALAASVRLPGSKSLTNRELVLSALASGPSLLRAPLHSRDSALMIEALRALGTVIEEVPGTGGYGPDLRITPAEELLGGSSIDCGLAGTVMRFLPPVAALALGPVAFDGDEGARRRPMRTTIEALRGLGVEVNDDGRGALPFSLYATGAVRGGELSIDASASSQFVSGLLLAAPRFTEGLTLRHTGEKLPSMPHIEMTIATLAARGVVVESPEPGVWVVPPAEIRGIEVDIEPDLSNAAPFLAAALVAGGTVSIGGWPWETTQVGAHLETLLPLFGATATRQGDSLVVDGGVGIRGGAELPGVDIDLGLGGELAPALVALTALATGPSRITGIGHLRGHETDRLAALAAEINGLGGAVTELEDGLSIEPRALHGGEWKSYEDHRMATAGAIVGLAVDGVLVDDIATTAKTLPQFPELWAALVRDPDEIVTTVTTDTLLL; this is encoded by the coding sequence ATGTTGGTATCCAAGTATTCCAAGCCAGAGTTCAACCCTTACGGAGACGAAGGGCTCATCGTGGGCGGCGAGCCCGGCGCGTGGCCCGCTCCCGTCGCGAAGCGTGCCCTCGCGGCATCCGTTCGCCTGCCCGGGTCGAAGAGCCTCACCAACCGCGAACTGGTGCTCTCCGCGCTCGCCAGCGGCCCGTCGCTGCTGCGTGCTCCCCTGCACTCCCGCGACAGCGCGCTGATGATCGAGGCGCTGCGTGCCCTCGGTACCGTCATCGAGGAAGTGCCCGGCACCGGCGGCTACGGCCCCGACCTGCGCATCACCCCGGCCGAGGAGCTGCTCGGCGGATCGTCGATCGACTGCGGCCTCGCCGGCACGGTCATGCGCTTCCTGCCGCCCGTCGCCGCTCTCGCCCTCGGGCCGGTCGCGTTCGACGGTGACGAGGGTGCCCGACGCCGTCCGATGCGCACCACGATCGAGGCCCTGCGCGGACTCGGTGTCGAGGTCAACGACGACGGCCGCGGCGCGCTTCCCTTCAGCCTGTACGCGACGGGCGCCGTGCGCGGCGGCGAACTCTCCATCGACGCCTCCGCGTCGAGCCAGTTCGTGTCAGGCCTGCTACTCGCGGCACCCCGGTTCACCGAGGGGCTCACGCTGCGCCACACCGGCGAGAAGCTGCCGAGCATGCCGCACATCGAGATGACCATTGCCACCCTCGCCGCGCGTGGCGTCGTGGTCGAGAGCCCCGAGCCCGGCGTCTGGGTGGTGCCGCCCGCCGAGATCCGCGGCATCGAGGTCGACATCGAGCCCGACCTGTCGAACGCGGCACCCTTCTTGGCCGCCGCCCTCGTGGCCGGGGGCACCGTGTCGATCGGCGGCTGGCCGTGGGAGACCACCCAGGTCGGCGCCCACCTCGAGACGCTGCTCCCGCTCTTCGGCGCGACGGCGACCCGGCAGGGCGACTCCCTCGTCGTCGACGGCGGCGTCGGAATCCGCGGCGGTGCAGAGCTGCCCGGCGTCGACATCGACCTGGGCCTTGGCGGCGAACTCGCCCCGGCCCTCGTCGCTCTCACCGCCCTCGCCACCGGCCCGAGCCGCATCACCGGCATCGGTCACCTGCGCGGGCACGAGACCGACCGCCTCGCCGCCCTCGCCGCCGAGATCAACGGCCTCGGCGGTGCCGTCACCGAGTTGGAAGACGGCCTGTCGATCGAGCCGCGCGCGCTGCACGGCGGCGAGTGGAAGAGCTACGAAGACCACCGGATGGCGACCGCCGGCGCCATCGTCGGACTCGCGGTGGACGGCGTGCTCGTCGACGACATCGCGACCACCGCCAAGACGCTCCCGCAGTTCCCCGAGCTGTGGGCCGCGCTCGTGCGCGATCCGGACGAGATCGTCACCACGGTCACCACTGACACCCTGCTGCTGTGA
- a CDS encoding sigma-70 family RNA polymerase sigma factor, translating to MTTDMPEEQTTPDETPADQAPVEHSDEPEETGDVRALFEEQALQYMDQLYAAAMRMTKNPADAADLVQETFVKAYTAFGQFQQGTNLKAWLYRIQTNTFINNYRKNQRNPYQGTIDDLEDWQLGGAESVTQHTSTRSAEAEAIDHLPDSAVKDALQSIPEDFRLAVYFADVEGFSYQEIADIMKTPVGTVMSRLHRGRRLLRGLLAEYASDRGIAAAPATGRTK from the coding sequence ATGACTACCGACATGCCAGAAGAGCAGACGACCCCCGACGAGACGCCCGCGGATCAGGCGCCCGTCGAGCACTCTGACGAGCCAGAAGAGACGGGCGACGTGCGCGCGCTGTTCGAAGAGCAGGCCCTGCAGTACATGGACCAGCTCTACGCCGCCGCGATGCGCATGACCAAGAACCCCGCGGACGCGGCCGACCTCGTGCAGGAGACGTTCGTCAAGGCGTATACCGCCTTCGGCCAGTTCCAGCAGGGCACGAACCTCAAGGCCTGGCTGTACCGCATCCAGACCAACACCTTCATCAACAACTACCGCAAGAACCAGCGCAACCCGTACCAGGGAACCATCGACGATCTGGAGGACTGGCAGCTCGGCGGCGCCGAGTCGGTCACCCAGCACACGTCGACCCGGTCCGCGGAAGCCGAGGCGATCGACCACCTCCCCGACAGTGCTGTCAAGGACGCCCTCCAGTCGATCCCCGAAGACTTCCGTCTCGCCGTCTACTTCGCCGACGTCGAAGGCTTCTCCTACCAGGAGATCGCCGACATCATGAAAACCCCCGTGGGAACCGTCATGAGCCGCCTCCACCGCGGCCGACGCCTCCTACGGGGCCTACTAGCTGAATACGCGAGCGACCGAGGAATCGCCGCCGCGCCTGCCACAGGGAGAACGAAATGA
- a CDS encoding anti-sigma factor family protein: MTDCGCDKAKAELEEYIHNELTKGEAADIAEHMATCTDCSGEHLVGLTLTAKVREACNEKAPADLRNEVLLKLREIQSV; encoded by the coding sequence ATGACCGATTGCGGTTGCGACAAAGCGAAAGCCGAGCTCGAGGAGTACATCCACAACGAGCTGACAAAGGGTGAAGCGGCGGATATCGCCGAGCACATGGCCACCTGCACCGACTGCTCCGGCGAACACCTCGTCGGACTCACCCTCACCGCAAAGGTGCGCGAGGCGTGCAACGAGAAGGCGCCGGCCGATCTGCGCAACGAAGTGCTACTCAAGCTGCGCGAGATCCAGTCGGTCTGA
- a CDS encoding multifunctional oxoglutarate decarboxylase/oxoglutarate dehydrogenase thiamine pyrophosphate-binding subunit/dihydrolipoyllysine-residue succinyltransferase subunit: protein MSSQVTGLAAEDGSSGEFGANEWLVDEMYERYVIDKNSVDESWWPILDNYKPESFEPTGTDTPPADTPHTDPTPTSAITVIPDAAPEQAPAAEPKAPAAESQTGGEAQIPDEVTASPEVAAPVPVTTSSQPAARTTSIAAKPQPIPAQAPSNATSPIPSKVDTEAPAPDANVTAVLKGASKALAANMDASLTVPTATSVRTIPAKLMIDNRIVINNHLKRARGGKVSFTHLIAWAMVETLKEFPSQNVFYDEVDGKPSVVTPAHINLGIAIDIPKPDGSRSLVVPGIKRCDTMEFGEFLAAYEDVVFRGRNNKLTAADYAGNTISLTNPGGIGTEHSVPRLMRGAGTIVGAGALEYPAQFQGSSTRVLSDLGIGKTITLTSTYDHRVIQGAGSGEFLKKIHERLIGQHDFYENIFAALRIPYAPIHWAADISVDVADNVDKTARVQELINSFRVRGHLMADVDPLEYVQRTHPDLDIESHGLTFWDLDREFVTGGFGGKRSALLRDILGLLRDSYCRTVGIEYMHIQDPAQRKWMQDHVERPYTKPGHDEQMRILGKLNEAEAFETFLQTKYVGQKRFSLEGSESTIAVLDAILQGAAEDGLEEVAIGMAHRGRLNVLTNIAGKTYGQIFREFEGTQDPRTVHGSGDVKYHLGTEGTFTAADGTTIPVYLAANPSHLEAVDGVLEGIVRAKQDRRPIGSYSVLPVMVHGDAAMAGQGIVVEILQMSQLRGYRTGGTVHIVVNNQVGFTTPPGEGRTSIYSTDVAKTIQAPVFHVNGDDPEAVVRVAQLALAYRQEFHRDVVIDLVSYRRRGHNEGDDPSMTQPLMYNLIEAKRSVRTLYVEGLVGRGDITAEEYEASHQDFQDRLERAFAETHAAQTGSIAVIPDDANAVSDLERPESQQDDLVGEPESTGVNEGVIQLIGDAHNNPPAGFSVHPKLQAMLKKRVDMSRSGSVDWGFGELLALGSLLLEGTPVRMAGQDTRRGTFVQRHAVLHDRMNGQEWLPLGNLKEGQGRFWIYDSLLSEYAALGFEYGYSVERADALVLWEAQFGDFANGAQTVVDEFISSAEQKWGQRSSVVMLLPHGYEGQGPDHSSARIERFLQLCAENNMTVARPSTPASYFHLLRRQAYARPRRPLIVFTPKAMLRLRGATSEIADFTSGKFLPVIDDSRVADKAAVKRVVLTSGKIYYDIIAELDKREEKAIAVVRMEQFYPLPIAEINGILANYPNADLVWTQDEPENQGAWPFMSLELAKHLQGRTIKVSSRPASASPATGSNKRSGQEQVDLIAKALTL from the coding sequence GTGTCAAGCCAAGTGACCGGACTTGCAGCAGAAGACGGATCTTCTGGCGAGTTCGGGGCCAACGAATGGCTCGTAGACGAAATGTACGAACGGTACGTGATCGACAAGAACTCGGTCGACGAATCGTGGTGGCCGATCCTCGACAATTACAAGCCCGAGAGCTTCGAGCCCACCGGCACGGACACCCCGCCCGCTGACACCCCCCACACCGATCCGACGCCGACCAGCGCGATCACCGTGATCCCCGACGCCGCTCCCGAGCAGGCGCCCGCCGCCGAGCCGAAGGCTCCCGCCGCCGAGTCGCAGACCGGCGGCGAGGCGCAGATCCCCGACGAGGTCACGGCGTCACCCGAGGTCGCGGCACCGGTGCCGGTCACCACCTCGAGCCAGCCCGCCGCGCGCACCACCTCGATCGCGGCCAAGCCCCAGCCGATTCCGGCTCAGGCCCCGTCGAACGCCACGAGCCCGATCCCGTCGAAGGTCGACACCGAGGCTCCCGCCCCGGACGCCAACGTCACCGCCGTGCTCAAGGGCGCGTCGAAGGCCCTCGCCGCCAACATGGACGCGAGCCTCACGGTGCCCACCGCGACGAGCGTGCGCACGATCCCGGCGAAGCTGATGATCGACAACCGCATCGTCATCAACAACCACCTCAAGCGCGCCCGCGGCGGCAAGGTCTCGTTCACCCACCTCATCGCGTGGGCCATGGTCGAAACCCTCAAGGAATTCCCGAGCCAGAACGTCTTCTACGATGAGGTCGACGGCAAGCCGTCGGTCGTCACCCCGGCGCACATCAACCTCGGCATCGCGATCGACATCCCCAAGCCCGACGGCAGCCGCTCGCTCGTGGTCCCCGGCATCAAGCGCTGCGACACGATGGAATTCGGCGAGTTCCTCGCGGCGTACGAAGACGTCGTCTTCCGCGGCCGCAACAACAAGCTCACCGCCGCGGACTACGCGGGCAACACGATCTCGCTGACCAACCCGGGCGGCATCGGCACCGAGCACTCGGTACCGCGGCTCATGCGCGGCGCCGGCACCATCGTCGGCGCGGGTGCGCTCGAGTACCCCGCCCAGTTCCAGGGCTCGTCGACCCGGGTCCTCTCCGACCTCGGTATCGGCAAGACCATCACGCTCACGAGCACCTACGACCACCGCGTCATCCAGGGTGCCGGTTCGGGCGAGTTCCTCAAGAAGATCCACGAGCGCCTCATCGGCCAGCACGACTTCTACGAGAACATCTTCGCCGCGCTGCGAATCCCCTACGCCCCGATCCACTGGGCCGCGGACATCAGCGTCGACGTCGCCGACAACGTCGACAAGACCGCCCGCGTGCAGGAGCTCATCAATTCGTTCCGCGTGCGCGGCCACCTCATGGCCGACGTCGACCCGCTCGAATACGTGCAGCGCACGCACCCCGACCTCGACATCGAGAGCCACGGCCTCACCTTCTGGGACCTGGACCGCGAGTTCGTCACGGGCGGCTTCGGCGGCAAGCGTTCGGCGCTCCTCCGCGACATCCTCGGTCTTCTCCGTGACTCGTACTGCCGCACCGTGGGCATCGAGTACATGCACATCCAGGATCCCGCCCAGCGCAAGTGGATGCAGGACCACGTCGAGCGCCCGTACACCAAGCCGGGCCACGACGAGCAGATGCGCATCCTCGGCAAGCTCAACGAGGCCGAGGCGTTCGAGACCTTCCTGCAGACCAAGTACGTCGGGCAGAAGCGATTCAGCCTCGAGGGCAGCGAGTCGACGATCGCCGTACTCGACGCCATCCTGCAGGGTGCCGCGGAGGACGGCCTCGAAGAGGTCGCGATCGGCATGGCCCATCGCGGCCGGCTGAACGTACTGACCAACATCGCGGGAAAGACCTACGGTCAGATCTTCCGCGAGTTCGAGGGCACGCAGGACCCGCGCACCGTGCACGGGTCCGGCGATGTGAAGTACCACCTCGGCACCGAGGGAACGTTCACCGCCGCCGACGGCACCACCATCCCCGTCTACCTCGCCGCCAATCCCTCGCACCTCGAGGCCGTCGACGGCGTGCTCGAGGGAATCGTGCGCGCCAAGCAGGACCGCCGCCCGATCGGCAGCTACAGCGTGCTGCCCGTCATGGTGCACGGCGACGCGGCGATGGCCGGACAGGGCATCGTCGTCGAGATCCTGCAGATGTCGCAGCTGCGCGGCTACCGCACCGGCGGTACCGTGCACATCGTCGTCAACAACCAGGTCGGCTTCACCACGCCTCCCGGCGAGGGCCGCACGTCGATCTACTCGACCGACGTCGCCAAGACCATCCAGGCTCCGGTCTTCCACGTGAACGGCGACGACCCCGAGGCTGTGGTGCGCGTCGCGCAGCTGGCCCTCGCATACCGTCAGGAATTCCACCGCGACGTGGTCATCGACCTCGTCTCCTACCGCCGACGCGGCCACAACGAGGGCGACGACCCCTCGATGACGCAGCCGCTCATGTACAACCTGATCGAGGCCAAGCGTTCCGTGCGCACGCTGTACGTCGAGGGCCTCGTCGGCCGCGGCGACATCACGGCCGAGGAGTACGAGGCGAGCCACCAGGACTTCCAGGACCGCCTCGAGCGGGCCTTCGCGGAGACCCACGCCGCCCAGACCGGCTCGATCGCCGTGATTCCGGATGACGCGAATGCCGTATCGGATCTGGAACGCCCGGAATCGCAGCAGGACGACCTCGTGGGCGAACCCGAGTCGACCGGTGTCAACGAGGGCGTCATCCAGCTCATCGGCGACGCCCACAACAACCCGCCTGCCGGCTTCAGCGTGCATCCGAAACTGCAGGCGATGCTGAAGAAGCGTGTCGACATGAGCCGTTCCGGCAGCGTCGACTGGGGCTTCGGCGAGCTGCTCGCGCTCGGCTCGCTGCTGCTCGAGGGAACCCCCGTGCGCATGGCCGGGCAGGACACGCGCCGCGGCACCTTTGTGCAGCGCCACGCCGTGCTGCACGACCGCATGAACGGCCAGGAGTGGCTCCCCCTCGGCAACCTCAAAGAGGGCCAGGGCCGGTTCTGGATCTACGACTCGCTGCTGAGCGAGTACGCGGCACTCGGCTTCGAGTACGGCTACTCGGTCGAGCGCGCCGACGCGCTCGTGCTCTGGGAAGCCCAGTTCGGCGACTTCGCCAACGGCGCGCAGACCGTGGTCGACGAGTTCATCTCGTCGGCCGAGCAGAAGTGGGGCCAGCGCTCGAGCGTGGTCATGCTACTGCCGCACGGCTACGAGGGCCAGGGTCCCGACCACTCGTCGGCCCGCATCGAGCGCTTCCTGCAGCTGTGCGCCGAGAACAACATGACCGTGGCTCGTCCGTCGACGCCCGCGTCGTATTTCCATCTGCTGCGCCGTCAGGCGTACGCGCGTCCCCGCCGCCCGCTCATCGTCTTCACGCCGAAGGCGATGCTGCGACTGCGCGGTGCGACGAGCGAGATCGCCGACTTCACCAGCGGAAAGTTCCTGCCGGTGATCGACGACAGCCGCGTGGCCGACAAGGCGGCGGTGAAGCGCGTGGTGCTCACGTCGGGCAAGATCTACTACGACATCATCGCGGAACTGGACAAGCGCGAGGAGAAGGCGATCGCGGTCGTGCGGATGGAGCAGTTCTACCCGCTGCCTATTGCCGAGATCAACGGCATCCTCGCGAACTACCCGAACGCCGACCTGGTCTGGACACAGGACGAGCCCGAGAACCAGGGCGCGTGGCCGTTTATGTCGCTCGAACTGGCGAAGCATCTCCAGGGACGCACCATCAAGGTGTCGTCGCGTCCGGCCTCCGCATCGCCCGCGACCGGCTCGAACAAGCGCAGCGGCCAGGAGCAGGTCGACCTGATCGCCAAGGCGCTGACGCTGTAG
- a CDS encoding GuaB1 family IMP dehydrogenase-related protein — protein MEFYETTPRHDLTYSDVFLVPSRSGVKSRLDVSLEPRDGTGATIPIVSANMNSVTGPRLAAALARRGGIGVLPQDMHLQDLDAAIRWVKAQPVAWDTPLELGADDTVATALTLLPPVAGQGIVVRGDRNELLGFVPAVRLATALPDARLGDLLHGALASLDADDIDSPRAAFDLMVAADLDFAPVLHHGNLVGTLSRTGALRSTIYDSAVDGDGRLVVGAAIGINGDVAAKAIALIAAGVDVLVIDTAHGHQRGMVEAIAAVAKLNLGVPIVAGNVVTAAAVRDLVGAGATIVKVGVGPGAMCTTRMMTAVGRPQFSAVLETADAAHDIGAHVWADGGVRYPRDVALALAAGAASVMIGSWFAGTIEAPGTLATDSAGRLYKESWGMASTKAVQERFDRLDPYELARKTLFAEGISSSRIYLDPLRPSVEDLLDMITSGVRSSLTYAGARSLSEFHQRALVGVQSAAGYEEGKALPVSW, from the coding sequence ATGGAGTTCTACGAGACAACGCCGCGGCACGACCTGACATATTCCGATGTGTTCCTCGTTCCGTCGAGGTCGGGAGTGAAAAGCAGGCTTGACGTGTCGCTGGAACCGCGCGATGGAACGGGCGCCACGATCCCGATCGTCTCGGCCAACATGAACTCGGTGACCGGCCCGCGGCTCGCCGCGGCGCTCGCTCGGCGCGGCGGCATCGGCGTGCTGCCGCAGGACATGCACCTGCAGGACCTCGACGCGGCGATCCGCTGGGTGAAGGCGCAGCCCGTCGCGTGGGACACCCCGCTCGAACTCGGCGCCGACGACACCGTCGCGACCGCGCTGACCCTGTTGCCGCCCGTCGCCGGCCAGGGCATCGTCGTGCGCGGAGACCGTAACGAACTGCTCGGCTTCGTGCCAGCCGTACGCCTCGCGACCGCCCTGCCCGACGCGCGCCTCGGCGACCTGCTGCACGGCGCCCTCGCCTCGCTCGACGCCGACGACATCGACAGCCCGCGCGCCGCCTTCGACCTCATGGTCGCCGCCGACCTCGACTTCGCGCCCGTCCTGCACCACGGCAACCTCGTCGGAACGCTCAGCCGCACCGGAGCACTGCGCTCGACGATCTACGACTCCGCGGTCGACGGAGACGGCCGGCTCGTGGTCGGCGCGGCCATCGGCATCAACGGCGATGTCGCCGCAAAGGCCATCGCCCTGATCGCGGCCGGCGTCGACGTGCTCGTCATCGACACGGCGCACGGACACCAGCGCGGCATGGTCGAGGCGATCGCCGCCGTCGCGAAGCTCAACCTCGGCGTGCCGATCGTCGCCGGCAACGTCGTGACGGCCGCGGCGGTGCGCGACCTCGTCGGGGCCGGTGCCACCATCGTGAAGGTGGGCGTGGGCCCCGGCGCCATGTGCACCACCCGCATGATGACCGCGGTCGGCCGCCCGCAGTTCTCCGCCGTGCTCGAGACGGCGGACGCGGCCCACGACATCGGCGCGCACGTCTGGGCCGACGGGGGCGTGCGTTACCCGCGCGACGTCGCCTTGGCGTTGGCCGCGGGTGCGGCATCCGTCATGATCGGTTCTTGGTTTGCCGGGACGATCGAGGCACCCGGCACTCTCGCGACCGACTCGGCCGGGCGGCTGTACAAAGAGAGTTGGGGGATGGCGTCCACCAAAGCCGTGCAGGAACGTTTCGACCGGCTCGATCCCTACGAACTCGCGCGCAAGACGCTCTTCGCCGAGGGCATTTCCAGCTCGCGCATCTACCTCGACCCGCTGCGCCCGTCGGTCGAAGACCTGCTCGACATGATCACCTCCGGGGTGCGCAGTTCGCTCACCTACGCGGGGGCCCGCTCGCTCTCCGAGTTCCACCAGCGCGCACTCGTCGGGGTGCAGTCGGCGGCCGGCTACGAAGAGGGCAAGGCGCTGCCGGTCAGTTGGTAG